Part of the Kitasatospora sp. NBC_00374 genome is shown below.
ATTCCTGCACACCGTCTGCGAGTACAAGTCCACCCGGTACTCCGTGCTCGCCCCGCTGCGACTGGGGCTGCTGGCCGCAGGTGAGGACGTGGCCCGCCACGACGCACGGCTGCGCCGGTACGCGACCCTGGTCGGCATCGGCGGCCAGCTCCGCGACGACTACCTCGACCTGTTCGGCGACGACGACACCATCGGCAAGTCCACCGGCACCGACCTCCGCGCGGGCCGCCGCAGCTACGCCGTGAGCGCCCTGCTCGCCGCCGCGGACGAGACGCAGCGGGCCGTGGTGGAGTCCGCGCTCGGTGACCCGCACTGCCCCGCCGACACAGTCGAGCACATCCGCGAGCTGGCCCGGCTGCTGGGCGTGGACGGGAAGCTCCGCTCCGACATGCGGCGCTGCGCCGATGCGGCCCGCACCGTGGCCCAGGGCTGGCGCCCGCACTGGCGCGAGGAGGCGGTGACCTTCTTCGAAGGCCTGCCGCTGTCGAACGTGATACCCGGCGAGTGAACGGATGGCCCGGGCTCCGGTGGGCACCCGGTCACCGGGAGCCCGTCCTTCCTGGGCAGATCCCGCGTTGTGATGGCTGCCTGTGCACCAGGCGACGCCGACGGGGTGCCAGGGATCGGATGGCCCCCCATACGAGCGCGGGGCACCCCTGTCGATCCGGCTGGAGAGTCAGTTCCCATCGGTTTCGAAGGCGCGCAGCAAATCGGCGGCGACGCTCACGGCAATTGTCGCGGGATCCTTGCCGGTGATGTCGGCCAGCCCGATCGGGGTCTTGATCCGATCGATGGTGGCCTCGTCGTGACCGCCCTCGGTGGCGAGGCGTTTGCGGAACCGCACCCACTTGGCCGCCGACCCGATCAGCCCGATGGAGCCGAGATGGGTTGTGCGCAAGGCGGCGTCGCACAGAGCGGCGTCCTCGGCGTGATCATGGGTCATGATCAGGATGTGGGTGCCGCGCGGCAACTCCGCCAGCACCTCCTCGGGCAGCAGCGGCGTGTGATGCACGGTCACCTGCGCCACCGCGTCTGCCAGCACGTCGAGCCGCTCCTCGGTGAGCATGTCGGAGCGGGTGTCGATCAGATGGAGGTCGAGGTCCTGACGTGCCAGGATGCGCGCCAGTTCCAGCCCGACGTGCCCGACGCCGAAGATCGCCACCGCTCGAGCCGTCGGCAGCGGTTCGAGCAGCACGGAGACCATGCCTCCGCAGCACTGCACGCCATGCTGGTTGACCACCTTGTCGTTCAGGGCGAAATCAATCATCTCCGGCTCAGGCTTGGACGCGGCGATCATCTCCCGCGCCCGGTCGATCGCGACGGCCTCGACATTGCCGCCACCGATCGAGCCCCACGTCCCGGTCTGCCCCACAACGAGTTTCGCACCGGCGTCGCGCGGCGCATGGCCGCGCACGGTCGCGACGGTCACCAGCACGCCGGACTCCCGGCGTGCTCGCAACCGTGCCACCGCGGCGACCCACGTCATGTCAGGCACCGCTCAACGCTTTTGCGTCGGTCTGGTTCCTGCCGTTGGCGACCTGCCCGTTCGCGGCGTGGCCGTTGGCGGCAGACCCGTTCCGGGCGTGACCGTTCCGGGAGACATCGCCCCGGCGAGCCGCCTGGATCGCCCAGTACACCGCCTCCGGCGTTGCGGGCGAGGCCAACTCGACGCTGACCCCGCTCGGCCCGAACGCGGCGGCGGCCTGCCGCAACGCTTCTCGCACCGAGAACGCCAGCATCAGCGGAGGCTCACCCACCGCCTTGGACCCGTATACCGCGCCCTCTTCGGTGGCGTGCTCCAGAAGCGTGACGTTGAACTCCTCGGGCATCTCCGAGAAGCTCGGCAGCTTGTAGGTGCTCGCCGCCTGGGTCAGCAGCCGACCGCGGTGCGGCCCGTCACCGGCATCCCAACGCAGGTCCTCGACTGTCAGCCAGCCCGCGCCCTGCACGAAACCACCCTCGACCTGACCGATGTCGATCACCGGGGACAGGCTGTCGCCGACGTCGTGCACGATGTCCACCCGCCGGATGCGGTACGCACCGGTGAAACCGTCCACCTCCACCTCGGCTGCGGCGGCACCGTGGGCGAAGTACTTGAACGGCGAGCCCCTGAACGTCTTCGCGTCCCAGTGCAGACCCTCGGTGCGGTAGAAACCGGCCGCCGACAGCTGAACTCGCTGGAAGTACGCGGTGCGCACCAGATCGTCCCAGGCCAGCTCCTTGTCGCTGCCGAGGGCACGCGCGACGCCCTCGACGATGCGCACGTCCGAGGCATTCGAACCCAGCTGGGTGGCGGCCACCTGCAGCAGCCGCTCGCGCAGCTGCTCGCAGGCGTTCTTCACCGCCGCACCGTTGAGGTCCGCCCCTGCGCTGGCAGCGGTGGCAGAGGTGTTGGGCACCTTGTCGGTTCGCGTCGGGGCCAGCCGCACCTTGGGCAGCGGGATACCCAGCGCGGTCGCGGCCACCTGCAGCATCTTGGTGTGCAGGCCCTGGCCCATCTCGGTGCCGCCGTGGTTGATCAGGACCGAGCCGTCCTTGTAGATCAGCACCAGCGCGCCGCCCTGGTTGAAGGCGGTGAGGTTGAACGAGATCCCGAACTTGAGGCCGGTGATCGCAAGTGCCCGCTTGGTGTTCGGGTGCGCGGCGTTGAAGGCGGCGATTTCGCGCTTGCGATCGGCGATGCCGGCGTTGTCCTGAACCTGCTGCCAGACGGTGGAGATCCGTTCGGGCTGAACGACCAGCTGCCCGTACGGCGTCGACTGGCCCTGCCGGTAGAAGTTGCGCTCCCGCAACTCCATGGGATCGAGGCCGAGCAGCGGCGCGCACCGGCCCATGATGTCCTCGATCACCAGCATGCCCTGCGGTCCGCCGAAGCCGCGGAAGGCGGTGTTGGAGACCTTGTTGGTCCTGGCGATGCGACCGGCGATGCGCGCGTTGGGAATCCAGTAGGTGTTGTCGATATGACACAGCGCACGGGCCACCACCGGCTCGGAGAGGTCCAGGCTCCAGCCGCCGTCTGCGGTCAACGTGGCGTCCAGGGCCTGGATGCGGCCGTCGGCGTCGAAGCCGATCTTCCACGTGGCGTTGAACCCGTGCCGCTTGCCGGACATGGTCAGATCCTGAGTACGGTTGAGCCGCACCCGAACCGGCCGACCGGTCAGCCTGGCGCCGAGCGCGGCGACGGCCGCGAACCCGTGCGGCTGCATCTCCTTGCCGCCGAAGCCACCGCCCATCCGCAGGCACTGCACGGTCACCTCGTGACTGTGCAGGCCGAGCACGTGCGCGACGATCTCCTGGGTCTCCGAAGGATGCTGGGTGCTGCTCTGGACGAACACCTGCTCGGCCTCGTCGATGTAGGCCAGCGCCGTGTGCGTCTCGAGGTAGAAGTGTTCCTGATCGGAGAACTGGAACTCGCCGGTGAACACGTGCGCGGAGTCGGCGAAGCCCGCGTCGACGTCGCCGGTCAGCATCACGGGCCGAGCGCCGTGAAAACTGTCGGCCGCGATCGCTTCCTGAAGCGTGATGAGGGAGGGCTGTTCGTCGAGTTCCACCTCGACGGCCGCCGCACCGAGCCGGGCCGCTTCCAGGGTCTCGCCGAGCACCCAGGCGACCGCGTGGCCGTAGAACATGACCGCGTCGGGGAACAGCGGTTCGTCGTGCTTCATGCCGGCATCGTTCACGCCTGGCACGTCGGCACCGGTCAGTACGCGGACCACACCGGGCACGGCGAGCGCGGGTTCGGTGCGCAGCGCGGTGATCCGGCCGTGGGCCTTCATGGCCTGGACCGGGTAGGCGTGCAGCACGTCCTTGGTGCGATGGATCAGGTCGTCGGTGTAGAGCGCGGTGCCGGTGACATGCAGGACGGCACTCTCGTGCGGCATCGAGACGCCGACGACAGGCTTTTCGGGGCGTTCGGACAGATGGCTCATGACGACACCGCCTCGGTGGTCTGTGCGTGCAGCTTCAGCAGGCTCTGGCCGAGCATCGCAGAACGGTACTCGGCGCTGGCGCGGTGATCGTTCATCGGCGTGCCCTCGGCCTGCAGCACC
Proteins encoded:
- the xdhC gene encoding xanthine dehydrogenase accessory protein XdhC — encoded protein: MTWVAAVARLRARRESGVLVTVATVRGHAPRDAGAKLVVGQTGTWGSIGGGNVEAVAIDRAREMIAASKPEPEMIDFALNDKVVNQHGVQCCGGMVSVLLEPLPTARAVAIFGVGHVGLELARILARQDLDLHLIDTRSDMLTEERLDVLADAVAQVTVHHTPLLPEEVLAELPRGTHILIMTHDHAEDAALCDAALRTTHLGSIGLIGSAAKWVRFRKRLATEGGHDEATIDRIKTPIGLADITGKDPATIAVSVAADLLRAFETDGN
- the xdhB gene encoding xanthine dehydrogenase molybdopterin binding subunit, whose product is MSHLSERPEKPVVGVSMPHESAVLHVTGTALYTDDLIHRTKDVLHAYPVQAMKAHGRITALRTEPALAVPGVVRVLTGADVPGVNDAGMKHDEPLFPDAVMFYGHAVAWVLGETLEAARLGAAAVEVELDEQPSLITLQEAIAADSFHGARPVMLTGDVDAGFADSAHVFTGEFQFSDQEHFYLETHTALAYIDEAEQVFVQSSTQHPSETQEIVAHVLGLHSHEVTVQCLRMGGGFGGKEMQPHGFAAVAALGARLTGRPVRVRLNRTQDLTMSGKRHGFNATWKIGFDADGRIQALDATLTADGGWSLDLSEPVVARALCHIDNTYWIPNARIAGRIARTNKVSNTAFRGFGGPQGMLVIEDIMGRCAPLLGLDPMELRERNFYRQGQSTPYGQLVVQPERISTVWQQVQDNAGIADRKREIAAFNAAHPNTKRALAITGLKFGISFNLTAFNQGGALVLIYKDGSVLINHGGTEMGQGLHTKMLQVAATALGIPLPKVRLAPTRTDKVPNTSATAASAGADLNGAAVKNACEQLRERLLQVAATQLGSNASDVRIVEGVARALGSDKELAWDDLVRTAYFQRVQLSAAGFYRTEGLHWDAKTFRGSPFKYFAHGAAAAEVEVDGFTGAYRIRRVDIVHDVGDSLSPVIDIGQVEGGFVQGAGWLTVEDLRWDAGDGPHRGRLLTQAASTYKLPSFSEMPEEFNVTLLEHATEEGAVYGSKAVGEPPLMLAFSVREALRQAAAAFGPSGVSVELASPATPEAVYWAIQAARRGDVSRNGHARNGSAANGHAANGQVANGRNQTDAKALSGA